From Veillonellaceae bacterium, a single genomic window includes:
- a CDS encoding energy-coupling factor transporter ATPase — protein sequence MSIILDNVAYTYMPDTPYERIAIKNINLEIKPGEFVGIIGHTGSGKSTLVQHLNGLLQPTSGVITVDGVDINKKSSQAREAKRKVGMVFQYAEHQLFEETVYDDIAFGPRNLGIDEDLVERRVQQAMEFVGLDFDTFSKRSPFNLSGGQMRRVAIAGVIALNPEYLILDEPSAGLDPKGRDEIFQQIQELFNATGIAVVLVSHNMEDVAKLATRMIVMNKGEVSLNGAPREIFRNSRDKLKSAGVDIPNITAFMRRLKETGLSVDDDILTVESATEAIITAVRRRG from the coding sequence ATGTCGATAATTTTAGATAACGTAGCCTATACGTATATGCCTGATACGCCCTACGAACGAATCGCAATTAAAAATATTAACCTGGAAATTAAGCCAGGTGAATTTGTTGGTATTATCGGCCACACAGGATCAGGAAAATCGACGCTTGTTCAGCACTTAAACGGTCTGTTACAGCCAACATCAGGCGTTATAACTGTGGACGGAGTAGATATTAATAAAAAATCCTCGCAGGCTAGAGAGGCCAAGCGTAAAGTGGGGATGGTATTCCAGTATGCCGAACACCAATTGTTCGAAGAAACTGTCTATGACGACATTGCCTTTGGCCCGCGCAATTTAGGCATTGATGAGGATTTAGTAGAGCGCCGGGTTCAGCAGGCTATGGAATTTGTCGGGCTTGATTTTGATACTTTCAGCAAGCGCTCACCGTTTAATTTGAGCGGCGGCCAAATGCGCCGCGTAGCCATTGCCGGGGTTATTGCTCTTAACCCTGAGTATCTCATTTTGGATGAGCCTTCCGCCGGTCTCGATCCTAAAGGCCGCGATGAAATATTTCAGCAAATCCAGGAGTTATTTAACGCTACTGGCATCGCTGTTGTGTTAGTCTCACACAATATGGAAGATGTCGCAAAATTGGCTACGCGCATGATAGTAATGAATAAGGGTGAAGTTAGCCTCAACGGCGCGCCGCGTGAAATATTTAGAAATAGCCGGGATAAACTTAAATCTGCCGGTGTTGATATTCCAAATATAACGGCCTTTATGCGCCGGTTGAAAGAAACCGGGCTTAGTGTTGATGACGATATTCTTACGGTAGAAAGTGCTACAGAGGCTATCATCACTGCGGTAAGGAGGCGAGGCTAG
- a CDS encoding energy-coupling factor transporter transmembrane protein EcfT: MLSNITLGQYYPGNSALHKLDPRTKILLTTTFISSIFLAQSYLGYLVLTAFVVMTIAISRIPFKLILRSIKPLWIIVAFTLGIHMLTTPGTEMYAWGIISITKEGLRQGLMMSARLIYLIIISSLLTFTTSPIALTDGIEMLLRPLKKIGVPAHELAMMMTIALRFIPTLLEETERIIKAQSARGVDFQSGNILKRAKNMVPILVPLFISAFRRADELATAMEARCYRGGENRTRMKQLAVTSRDYLAGGVLVVLLIILIALRFYGG, translated from the coding sequence GTGCTCTCTAATATTACACTAGGGCAATATTACCCTGGAAATTCAGCATTGCATAAGCTCGATCCACGTACCAAGATTTTGCTTACGACAACTTTCATCAGCAGTATTTTTCTGGCCCAAAGCTATTTAGGTTACTTGGTGTTAACTGCCTTTGTCGTTATGACAATAGCAATTTCGCGCATTCCTTTTAAGCTGATACTGCGATCAATTAAGCCGCTCTGGATTATTGTTGCTTTTACGCTGGGCATTCATATGCTGACAACACCTGGGACAGAAATGTATGCCTGGGGGATAATTTCAATAACCAAGGAAGGCTTAAGGCAGGGACTGATGATGTCGGCCCGGCTGATATATCTTATCATTATCTCATCGCTACTGACTTTCACAACCTCGCCCATTGCCCTTACTGACGGGATTGAAATGCTGCTTCGGCCTTTAAAAAAGATTGGTGTTCCAGCCCATGAACTAGCTATGATGATGACTATCGCCCTTAGGTTCATCCCAACCCTCTTAGAGGAAACGGAGCGGATAATTAAGGCGCAATCGGCGCGTGGTGTAGATTTCCAGTCCGGCAATATCTTAAAGCGGGCGAAAAATATGGTTCCAATATTAGTGCCGCTTTTTATCAGCGCATTCCGGCGAGCCGATGAACTGGCAACCGCAATGGAAGCCCGGTGCTACCGCGGCGGCGAAAACCGCACACGCATGAAGCAGCTTGCTGTTACTAGCCGCGATTATTTGGCCGGCGGGGTTTTGGTGGTACTGCTTATTATATTAATAGCCTTACGGTTTTATGGTGGTTAG
- the truA gene encoding tRNA pseudouridine(38-40) synthase TruA: MTSVRNLKLTIAYDGTNYHGFQRQKNCMTIQQTVEDKLAKLFGHQLKITGAGRTDAGVHAYGQVVSFSTTGTIPAERIPLAARSILPDDIVVLSGQEMQPDFNARFSAQGKIYIYRVYQNKLPDPFYRNYTWHIPKLLNVQAINNAAQLIVGTHDFSAFRAAGGDAKNPVRTIFEASCHTEGQMLEFRFWGNGFLYHMVRNLVGTLVDVGLEKINQAEFAAILAGRDRRQAGVTAPPQGLYLQQVFY; encoded by the coding sequence ATGACAAGTGTACGCAATCTTAAACTTACGATTGCCTATGACGGCACAAACTATCACGGGTTTCAGCGTCAAAAAAACTGCATGACTATCCAGCAGACAGTTGAAGATAAACTTGCCAAGCTGTTTGGCCACCAACTTAAAATAACAGGCGCCGGCCGGACTGATGCCGGGGTCCATGCCTACGGCCAAGTGGTAAGTTTCTCAACTACCGGAACAATTCCGGCGGAAAGAATACCGTTAGCAGCCAGATCTATTCTGCCTGACGATATCGTTGTTTTATCAGGTCAAGAGATGCAGCCTGATTTCAACGCCCGCTTTAGTGCGCAGGGTAAGATTTATATTTATCGCGTGTATCAGAATAAACTACCTGATCCGTTCTATCGCAACTATACCTGGCACATACCTAAGCTGCTTAATGTACAAGCTATTAACAACGCAGCACAATTAATAGTCGGCACTCATGATTTTTCAGCCTTTCGCGCCGCCGGTGGTGACGCAAAAAATCCTGTCAGAACGATATTCGAGGCATCTTGTCATACAGAAGGTCAAATGCTGGAATTTAGGTTCTGGGGAAACGGTTTTTTATATCATATGGTACGCAATCTTGTAGGAACACTGGTAGATGTCGGCTTGGAAAAAATTAATCAGGCTGAATTTGCCGCTATACTGGCCGGCCGTGACCGTAGGCAAGCAGGTGTAACAGCCCCGCCGCAAGGCCTTTATTTGCAGCAGGTCTTCTACTGA
- the rplM gene encoding 50S ribosomal protein L13: protein MKTTFMANAATIERKWYVVDAEGKTLGRLAAEVAKILRGKHKPTYTPHVDTGDHVIVVNADKVVLTGKKLVQKTYFRHSGYPGGTTFTPAGKLLADRPERLVEFAVKGMLPKNRLGRAMYRKLKVYRGPAHPHEAQKPEVLELNIK, encoded by the coding sequence ATGAAAACAACATTCATGGCAAACGCCGCCACTATCGAACGTAAGTGGTACGTAGTAGATGCCGAAGGTAAAACTTTAGGTAGACTAGCTGCTGAAGTTGCAAAGATTCTTCGCGGCAAACATAAACCGACCTACACACCGCATGTTGATACCGGCGATCATGTTATCGTAGTTAACGCTGATAAAGTTGTGCTCACTGGTAAAAAACTTGTTCAAAAGACTTACTTCCGTCATTCTGGTTACCCAGGTGGAACTACTTTCACCCCAGCTGGCAAACTGTTGGCTGACAGACCGGAAAGATTGGTTGAATTCGCGGTTAAAGGTATGCTGCCGAAAAACCGTCTTGGTCGTGCAATGTATCGCAAACTCAAAGTATATCGCGGCCCGGCTCATCCGCATGAAGCTCAAAAGCCCGAAGTACTTGAATTAAATATTAAATAA
- the rpsI gene encoding 30S ribosomal protein S9 — protein sequence MALVNYYGTGRRKTSVARVRLVPGEGNITINGRQVLEYFGRPTLELIVKQPLNLTDTLGKYDVIAKVEGGGPSGQAGAVRHGIARALLRVDLDYRSSLKKAGFLTRDPREKERRKYGLKKARKASQFSKR from the coding sequence ATGGCATTGGTTAACTACTACGGCACAGGCCGCAGAAAGACCTCGGTTGCCAGAGTTCGTCTGGTTCCGGGAGAAGGCAATATCACTATTAATGGCCGTCAAGTTTTAGAATACTTCGGTCGTCCGACGCTTGAGCTTATCGTTAAGCAACCGCTTAACTTAACCGATACTCTCGGTAAATACGATGTTATTGCCAAAGTTGAGGGAGGGGGCCCATCCGGGCAAGCCGGCGCAGTACGTCATGGTATCGCCCGTGCTCTGCTCCGCGTTGACCTTGACTACCGTTCATCACTAAAAAAAGCTGGTTTCTTAACCCGCGACCCGCGTGAAAAAGAACGCCGCAAATACGGCCTCAAAAAAGCGCGTAAAGCTTCTCAGTTCTCAAAACGTTAA